One stretch of Lucilia cuprina isolate Lc7/37 chromosome 6, ASM2204524v1, whole genome shotgun sequence DNA includes these proteins:
- the LOC111677577 gene encoding protein lin-37 homolog, which translates to MKTSPHKRENNEVQAARGRLRGALNDSLQNQEVDDIPEDYEEEEEDEEEQQQIIPHRQRGRPKKIQSSADRLSPSAGFLTPSKRRKREHHQAGGSGGQKIQAESFVMKLFDRSLDLSKYSEQTSLYPICRAWMANQPRNPSIRSYRDARSPSPTERKDNGLELLAKLRKGDMRDVCSMPKPKKTDVPKIPSPTVEPKKYNKSEELVADDNELKDGSKEELLAQHLGKWKKVKSDWQKHTKIYQKRHEVSYQILELLFKP; encoded by the coding sequence ATGAAAACCTCACCTCATAAAAGAGAAAACAATGAAGTACAGGCCGCCAGAGGCAGATTGCGTGGAGCTTTAAATGATTCCTTGCAAAATCAAGAGGTGGACGATATACCCGAAGACTATGAGGAAGAGGAGGAAGATGAAGaggaacaacaacaaattatacCACATCGTCAACGTGGTAGACCAAAGAAAATACAGAGCTCAGCAGATAGGCTGTCACCTTCTGCCGGATTTCTAACACCTAGTAAAAGACGAAAGAGAGAACATCATCAGGCTGGCGGTTCAGGCGGACAAAAAATACAGGCTGAAAGTTTTGTTATGAAACTTTTCGATCGTAGTTTAGATTTATCCAAATATTCTGAACAAACTTCACTCTATCCTATATGTCGGGCATGGATGGCAAATCAACCACGTAATCCCAGCATACGTAGTTATCGTGATGCTAGATCACCTTCACCCACAGAACGCAAAGATAATGGTTTGGAATTATTGGCAAAATTACGCAAAGGTGATATGCGTGATGTATGCAGCATGCCAAAACCCAAAAAGACTGATGTCCCCAAAATACCCTCACCCACAGTGGAgcccaaaaaatataataaatcagaGGAACTAGTTGCTGACGATAATGAGTTGAAAGATGGCTCTAAGGAGGAGCTGTTAGCACAGCACTTGGGCAaatggaaaaaagttaaaagcgATTGGCAAAAACACACCAAAATCTATCAGAAACGACATGAAGTTAGTTATCAAATCTTGGAGTTGCTGTTTAAACCTTAG
- the LOC111677573 gene encoding uncharacterized protein LOC111677573: MNEDDNKISASVVNDPHQQQSSGISACQKRNLIRLLRRSRSSATSMPAAPLQVDTNNETGPEQQQLLNAAFKHHDTKTVQATKNNVSGKTDVPPTTTVCNMCCRKDEVCVNLQNSHATVLTVSDITRLPSWDIRQILAAVCSRCLVYIGAITESSSKLRMRCEQAMHSQSVVLAPPTPDTSPNNFLQVTTTLLDDTADHSNNVQPQRNCYAPGYCDDTVNDLSLPLATASPPAPNLLTNQTFDAISRSPTPTNAGHDSMLRIHYERPVSPLNTESGGGGKNNKRSYQRVQVIPVQMICSHCNRAYWRKDYYRKHMRRCSAKYRYAKSMMPTRSRSASRLELDAISVASEGNERVTCSNQPRTYRCNICTVTVENIGKLRQHKRIHLPRYYCDICSGEYTSQNEYDFHRVECMAKKEVFEKGLEDIRNEVKSPELKPARRRTRSYSKAASVAPSVTSSKAEATKKVKIGKRGRPPKIKPTEQCATANDDGQSTITNYVKRHKHLYTNEAENESNKTTLQLKKEHKLLNTKDKEKLEEEQNEDDDDDEDEDDDVSQADTLYSKRLSFTNHWVEEHSISSHSHLSQSDNYIDEYMEDIPFRSLKEYDLYLLERLKIEVRLNSLTCFVPDCRFTCTTLNDMMVHDYIYHFKKPWFYCHKCGYCFTSKVFLDYHLDLQNKGRYVCYKCGGHFEYQHQLDRHLIQHNRLSRNGGEKYICHCCNFKFLDEDKLLKHCHYENHDWNTKKHTIEIDHTMTISNKVPSLQKNNKDRKNKKYQVKILNMVLQPMPSKRCIPMEKYRLHLPPHLRIPNRIGQVEFRYPSNPNCVGCL; encoded by the exons ATGAATGAAGACGACAATAAAATTAGTGCGAGTGTTGTGAATGATCCTCATCAGCAGCAGTCAAGTGGTATAAGTGCATGTCAGAAAAGAAATCTAATACGACTGCTGCGACGGTCACGATCGTCGGCAACCTCAATGCCTGCAGCACCCCTGCAGGTGGACACCAATAATGAAACGGGGCCGGAACAGCAACAACTGCTAAATGCTGCCTTCAAACATCATGATACCAAGACAGTGCaggcaacaaaaaataatgtttcCGGCAAAACGGACGTACCGCCGACTACGACGGTGTGCAATATGTGCTGTCGCAAGGACGAAGTTTGTGTTAATCTGCAAAATAGTCATGCAACCGTATTGACTGTCAGTGATATTACGAGACTGCCA AGTTGGGATATAAGACAAATTTTAGCTGCCGTCTGTTCTCGCTGCTTAGTTTACATTGGTGCTATAACCGAATCATCTTCAAAACTACGTATGCGTTGCGAGCAGGCTATGCACAGCCAGAGTGTTGTTTTAGCCCCACCTACACCCGATACTAGTCCCAATAATTTTCTACAAGTAACCACAACATTGCTGGATGATACAGCCGATCACTCGAATAATGTACAACCACAGCGTAATTGTTATGCTCCCGGTTATTGTGATGATACAGTTAATGATTTGTCCTTACCGCTTGCCACTGCATCACCTCCTGCCCCTAATCTATTAACGAATCAAACATTTGATGCCATATCAAGATCTCCCACGCCCACTAATGCCGGACATGATTCAATGTTAAGAATACATTATGAACGTCCCGTTTCCCCTCTAAATACCGAATCAGGTGGAGgtggtaaaaataataaacgcaGCTATCAGCGTGTACAGGTAATACCCGTCCAAATGATATGTTCACACTGTAATCGTGCCTACTGGCGCAAGGATTACTATCGCAAACATATGCGTCGCTGTAGCGCTAAATATCGTTATGCCAAATCAATGATGCCAACACGTTCACGCAGTGCCAGTCGCTTAGAATTGGATGCCATATCTGTGGCCTCGGAGGGAAATGAACGTGTCACCTGCTCGAATCAGCCACGTACATATCGTTGTAATATTTGTACGGTAACAGTAGAAAATATAGGTAAATTACGTCAACATAAACGTATACATTTGCCACGTTACTACTGTGACATCTGTAGCGGTGAGTATACTTCACAAAATGAATATGATTTTCATCGTGTGGAGTGTATGGCCAAAAAGGAAGTTTTTGAAAAAGGTTTAGAAGACATAAGAAATGAAGTTAAATCACCGGAATTAAAACCGGCCAGAAGACGGACACGCTCTTATTCAAAGGCAGCTTCAGTAGCTCCCAGTGTAACATCTTCCAAGGCGGAGGcaactaaaaaagttaaaataggCAAAAGAGGTAGACCGCCTAAAATTAAGCCAACCGAACAGTGTGCAACAGCAAACGATGATGGTCAATCTACTATAACAAATTATGTTAAAAGGCACAAACATCTTTATACCAATGAGGCAGAAAATGAAAGTAACAAAACGACTTTACAACTAAAAAAGGAACATAAACTTCTTAATACTAAAGACAAAGAAAAACTAGAGGAAGAACAgaatgaagatgatgatgacgacgaagACGAAGATGACGATGTCTCCCAGGCAGATACATTGTATTCAAAACGTTTATCTTTCACCAATCACTGGGTGGAAGAGCACAGTATAAGTTCACATAGTCATTTATCGCAGAGCGATAATTATATTGATGAATATATGGAAGATATACCATTTCGTTCTCTTAAGGAATATG ATCTTTATTTACTTGAACGCTTAAAAATTGAGGTGAGACTTAACTCTTTAACATGTTTTGTGCCAGATTGTAGATTCACCTGCACCACTCTTAATGACATGATGGTGCATGAttatatatatcattttaaaaagCCTTGGTTTTATTGTCACAAATGTGGCTATTGTTTTACCAGCAA AGTATTTCTAGACTATCATTTGGATTTGCAGAATAAAGGACGTTATGTTTGCTACAAATGTGGCGGTCACTTTGAATATCAACATCAATTAGATCGTCATCTAATACAACACAATCGACTGAGCCGTAATGGTggcgaaaaatatatttgtcattgttgtaatttcaaattcttagacgaggataaacttttaaaacattgtCATTATGAAAATCATGATTGGAATACCAAAAAACATACCATTGAAATTGATCATACTATGACGATCTCTAATAAAGTACCGTCGTTGCAAAAGAACAATAAAGATcgtaagaataaaaaatatcaagttAAAATACTCAATATGGTATTACAACCGATGCCTTCAAAACGTTGTATACCCATGGAAAAATATCGTTTACATTTACCGCCTCATCTGCGTATACCCAATCGTATTGGTCAAGTTGAATTTCGTTATCCCTCAAATCCCAATTGTGTGGGTTGTTTATAG
- the LOC111677572 gene encoding uncharacterized protein LOC111677572, with the protein MDDTMKVKDQCHNATTTTNDKVNAETILSLQQQQQHHNNVVPNPDVGTDAKNATAKLVEEDQMNNESSDAGSESPDESNGKLLYHINMLPDEMLEFILTYLPPYKDLENCSLVCKRWQDIVKNLIRRSRINLHKGLQDFRLCWQVFSQQTAASIEANNGSICNSPTTPIIAGRFSHSAVRHGNSMYIFGGGSSSDTTFNDLWRFDLSEMRWERPLSMGSYPSPKGSASMVAWKEQLVLFGGWRYPSLHPPYQPWCLFDELHYYDLATNRWSVVMTMSRPPPIAGHSASVHGDIMVIFGGYQISDGVNSNSNETWCLDLKEHRWWQPLFLGSIKPPARYGQFQLVLDEKHLLIVGGCGGPNSVYSDAWMLDMTRDLWMWKSIPVRNKKFSASHMWCNPACKIDSKLVVLGPTPNMPQDFQLMKQTRVPVGGGLPAPRLAARGQNQHNNPLNRPVVGGGNANPVIRIPAHNHNRLQNNRLNGAGNVPREGPDDQYFAQRRAILNQHQQNASNNNFINNHNQNSNFQPRSGSIRELHTSPEERNHNRPSTSGLATSPRLNGSASTRNDNDVLAAVGRNGGGAGVGGLDQEAANRLQRNLALRCRENEPLLPKRFDELYEDPFRMAAFNVQNRPRSLSKDHNERIRRMEEKMNALRNSRRNAMAEQKSIKEPSPKRIKRNVLSLFVCDLSHALSELDPYLEWLEYKNYGVIPGAPERLILSTMVPGHGELILFGGVHKETLSEITHQVSNTIHFLSAPRDIV; encoded by the exons ATGGATGATACAATGAAGGTTAAGGATCAATGTCATAATGccacaacaactacaaatgACAAGGTCAATGCAGAGACCATATTGTCgttgcaacagcagcagcagcatcacAATAATGTTGTCCCTAATCCAGACGTTGGAACAGATGCTAAAAATGCAACTGCCAAGCTAGTGGAAGAAGACCAAATGAATAATGAATCTAGTGATGCTGGTTCTGAGAGTCCAGACGAGAGCAATGGCAAATTGTTGTATCATATAAATATGTTGCCGGATGAAATGTTGGAATTTATTTTAACCTATTTACCGCCCTACAAGGATTTGGAAAATTGTAGTTTAGTATGTAAACGATGGCAGGATATTGTGAAAA ATCTTATACGACGTTCGCGAATTAATCTGCACAAAGGCTTACAAGATTTTCGTTTGTGTTGGCAGGTGTTCTCCCAACAAACGGCTGCCTCTATCGAGGCTAATAATGGCAGCATTTGCAATAGTCCTACAACACCTATAATAGCTGGACGCTTTTCGCATTCCGCAGTACGTCATGGTAATTCGATGTATATTTTTGGTGGCGGCTCTTCATCCGATACAACTTTTAACGATCTTTGGCGTTTCGATTTATCGGAAATGCGTTGGGAACGTCCCTTGTCCATGGGTTCGTATCCATCGCCGAAAGGCAGTGCCTCAATGGTGGCGTGGAAAGAACAACTAGTATTGTTTGGTGGTTGGCGTTATCCCTCTTTGCATCCTCCCTACCAGCCTTGGTGTTTGTTCGATGAATTACACTACTATGACTTGGCGACAAATCGTTGGTCTGTGGTAATGACCATGTCAAGACCACCACCCATTGCTGGACATTCGGCCAGTGTTCATGGTGATATTATGGTTATATTTGGTGGCTATCAAATATCCGATGGTGTCAATTCGAATTCTAATGAAACTTGGTGTTTAGATTTGAAAGAGCATCGCTGGTGGCAGCCTTTGTTTTTGGGAAGTATTAAGCCACCAGCACGTTATGGTCAATTTCAATTGGTTTTAGACGAAAAACATTTACTTATAGTGGGTGGTTGTGGTGGTCCTAATAGTGTATATTCAGATGCTTGGATGCTGGATATGACAAGAGATTTATGGATGTGGAAATCGATACCAGTGCgcaataaaaagttttcagcTTCTCATATGTGGTGTAATCCGGCCTGTAAAATAGATTCGAAATTGGTAGTTTTAGGACCTACTCCAAATATGCCTCAAGATTTCCAATTGATGAAACAAACTAGAGTTCCTGTAGGTGGCGGTCTTCCAGCGCCTCGTTTAGCGGCCCGTGGTCAAAATCAGCACAATAATCCGCTTAATAGACCGGTAGTTGGGGGTGGCAATGCTAATCCGGTGATACGAATACCCGCCCATAATCACAATCGTTTACAAAATAATCGCTTAAATGGGGCTGGTAATGTACCACGTGAAGGACCGGATGATCAGTACTTTGCTCAGCGTAGGGCCATTTTAAATCAGCATCAACAAAATGCAagcaataataatttcattaataatcaCAATCAAAATAGCAACTTTCAACCACGTAGTGGCAGCATAAGAGAGCTACACACTTCGCCGGAAGAAAGAAATCACAATCGTCCTTCCACTTCGGGTCTGGCCACGTCACCACGTCTGAATGGCTCCGCCTCTACGCGTAATGACAACGATGTTTTAGCTGCTGTTGGTCGTAATGGCGGCGGCGCTGGTGTAGGTGGTCTTGATCAAGAAGCGGCTAATCGCCTGCAGCGTAATCTCGCCTTAAGATGTCGCGAAAATGAACCTTTACTGCCTAAAAGATTTGATGAACTATACGAAGATCCATTTCGTATGGCTGCCTTCAATGTACAAAACCGTCCAAGATCCTTATCGAAAGATCACAATGAACGCATACGTCGCATGGAGGAGAAAATGAACGCTTTGCGTAATTCGCGACGTAATGCCATGGCTGAGCAGAAATCCATTAAGGAACCTTCACCCAAACGCATTAAACGCAATGTACTCTCACTGTTTGTATGTGATCTGTCGCATGCTCTATCCGAATTGGATCCCTATTTAGAATGGTTGGAATATAAGAATTATGGTGTCATACCCGGAGCTCCCGAAAGACTTATACTATCCACCATGGTTCCCGGTCATGGTGAACTGATATTGTTTGGTGGTGTTCACAAAGAGACTTTAAGTGAAATTACCCATCAAGTTTCGAATACCATACATTTCTTAAGTGCTCCTAGGGATATAGTTTAA
- the LOC111677571 gene encoding peptidyl-prolyl cis-trans isomerase Fkbp12 produces MGVQIVPIAPGDGSTYPKNGQVVTVHYTGTLDDGTKFDSSRDRNKPFKFTIGKSEVIRGWDEGVAQLSVGQRAKLICSPDYAYGSRGHPGVIPPNATLTFDVELLKVE; encoded by the exons ATGGGTGTACAAATTGTGCCAATTGCTCCTGGTGATG GTAGCACCTATCCCAAGAATGGACAAGTTGTTACTGTCCACTATACCGGCACCTTGGATGATGGCACTAAATTCGATTCGTCTCGCGATCGTAATAAGCCCTTCAAATTCACCATCGGCAAGTCCGAAGTGATTCGTGGTTGGGATGAGGGCGTGGCCCAATTGTCTGTAGGTCAACGTGCCAAGTTGATTTGCTCCCCTGACTACGCTTATGGTTCTCGTGGCCATCCTGGTGTTATCCCACCAAATGCCACCTTAACTTTTGATGTTGAATTACTCAAGGTAGAGTAA